Part of the Pirellulales bacterium genome, GCGTTATTTACGAATCGGGGCAGCTACTTTACGAAGCCCATGCACCGGTCGATTTTGTTTACTTTCCCAACGATTGCGTGTTGTCAGCCGTTGCGGTCTTAAACGATGGTACGGGAATCGAAGTTGGAACCATCGGCAACGAAGGGGCTGCCGGGCTCACCGCCTTTATAGGCCCTTCCGTTTCGCCAACACGAATGTTAGTCCAGATTCCAGGCGGCGGAATGCGAATGGCTGCAGAATTCCTGGAACAGGAGGCGCGAGCCAATCGAACGCTGCACGATTTGTTACTGCGCCATCATCACGCCTTCCTGGCGCAAATGACGCAATCGGTGGCCTGCAACGGCGTACATCCGCTGCTTAAACGTTGCTGCCGCTGGTTGTTAATGACCCACGACCGGGTAGGAAAAGACGAATTACCGCTGACCCATGAATTTCTGGCATTCATGCTCGCCGTCCGGCGGCCTGGCGTGACAGAGACCTTGAATAAGCTGGAAGATCAAGGACTTATCACGAACAGCCGCGGCATGATCCAAATCGTGGACCGTACCGGACTGGAAGCGGCTTCGTGCGAGTGTTATCGAGTTGTCCAGGAGGAATACGAGCGGCTGTTAGGCTCGGCATAAATTCTGACGTGGCGACTCTGTACGATACCGTACAGTTCGTATATAATCAGGGCGTTCCTCCTTTCTCGGATGGCCACGCCCTTGGGGATCGTGCCCACATTCGGGTGCCCTCTTTAACCGTCTTGCCCATCCGCCTTCATAAAGGGCTGGGATATGGGCGAGGTAAATACCGACCTTCGCTGCCCGAAGTGCAATTCCGACCATATTGCTTGGCATGGGATTGAAAACGATAGTCGCCAGTCCACTCCCGCTGGAAATTTTAGCGAGCCTGCCCGAAACCCAGCGGCAGTCATTCACAAATGGGAATGCTTCAAATGCGGAAACAATTTCCGCGAACGTCTGGAATAAGAATTGCGCCTGTCGTCTGTCGTGGATCGAGGCGCTTTCCGATTGGCAGGAGATACCGTTGCTTCGCCTAGATAATTATGTCCATTCGAAAAATGATACTGGCTTTTGTGGTCGGCATACTCGCCTCCATCGTGGTGATGGCCCTCTAGAATCGCAGTGAACGCGCAGCATTCTTTGCGCGGCCGTTAAGCTTTATCTAGCCGTGCAGCCAAGTGGTGGTCTCTGCTAGCACCACGCGTTTTGTTCGCTCAAGTCAGCCATGTTGCCGCATCGAAATTGATAAGGGGTAACACGTTTGTTGACTGTGGCGAACGTTCCTCGGGCGCCTGCTTTTCCAACTGCGCAGCCGAGCCAAAATTTTCACGCCAACGGGCCTTCCGCTTTTCTGCAAACTATGAATGCGCAGCCGCAAAGCAATGAGGCCAATGAAACAGCCCGCTCACTGGTGCGCACAGCCTCTAAGTTAGCGGTAATCTGCTTGCCGCGACTGGTTCGCTTTCGAAATGTGGCTTTCGTGGCGGTCGCGCTAACGGCCCTTAGTGGCTGCACGACGAGTTTTCCCCAATGGGTACACAATGGCTTTAAGGTGGGGCCGAATTATGCGCCTCCTGCCGCTCCTTTGGAGGCACAGTGGATCGATGCCACCGATCTACGGTTATTGACCGGACCCGTGGAAATTCGCGAGTGGTGGACAGTGTTCAACGACCAGACGTTAAACGGATTGATCGAGACGGCATATCGGCAAAACCTTGATCTCAAAACGGCCGGCCAACGCATTTTGGAGGCCCGGGCACAGCGGAACATCGCGGCCGGAAATTTGTTTCCGCAGTCGCAAAGCGCCGATGCGCTGTATGCCCACGCCCAATTGCCCGACAACGGCGCGTTGGCATTGCCGAGCACTCTCAACTTGTGGGCCACGGGTTTTAATTTATCGTGGGAGCTCGATTTTTGGGGCCGCTATCGACGCACTGTGGAAGCTGCCGATGCCGATTACGACGCCCGCGTTGAAGATTATCACGATGCAATCGTTATGTTGCTTTCGGAAGTTGCGACCAATTATGTGCAAATGCGAACATACGAGCAGCGATTGCAGTTCGCAGCGCAAAATGTGGAGATTCAAAAAGGATCGACCCAAATTGCAGAAGAGCGCTTTACCAAAGGCGTGGCCACCGAATTAGACGTTCGACAAGCGCGTTCCAATTTGCGGCAAACCGAGTCGTTGATTCCGCCGTTGGTTACCGGCCGCTGGCAGGCTGCCAACGCCTTGTGCGTGTTGTTGGGCATGCCTCCCACAGACTTGGCAATACAACTGGGCGCGGCGCCCATTCCAAAAGCGCCTGCCGAAGCGGCCGTGGGGATTCCTGCCGAATTGTTGCGGCGACGCCCTGACGTGCGAAAGGCGGAACGGAAAGTTGCTGCGGAGTGCGCGCGCATTGGGGTGGCCGAGGCCGACTTGTATCCGCGGTTTTCGATCGATGGGTTTGTAGGCGTAACGGCCAATCAAATTAGTCAGTTGTTTGAGCCCAGCAGCTTTACTGGAATTGTTGCGCCTGTGGTTCAATGGAACATATTGAACTACGGCCGAATCATCAACAACGTGCACGCACAAGACGCCCGGTTTCAAGCGTCCGTGCTGCAGTACCAGCAAATTGGGCTGACTTCACAGCGCGAGGTGGAAAACGCCCTCGTGGGCTTTTTGCAATCTCAACAACAGGCCGTGAGCCTGGAGCAAGGAGTCGGGGAGACATCGCGCTCGGTCGCGTTGGTAACGGAGCAATTTCAAGGAGGGCTGACCGATTTCAATCGGGTTTACAACACTGAGTCGTTATTGGTGACACAGCAAGACCAGCTGGCGCAAACCCTCGGCAATATCGCCGCGAATTTGATTGAAGTGTATCGTGCCTTGGGAGGTGGATGGCAATCCTTTGACTGCCATTCGCCTCCGCATGCTGAAAATGTAGTTCCTAGCGCCGTTTCTTCCGTGAAGCCGCCGGAGGAAATTTTGGCCCCCGAAAAACAGGTGCCGCTGCCGTTGATTCTGCCTGCACCCCAGGACGCGAAAAGCCCGTCGCCTGGCGCTGCCCCGGCCAAGCCTTAGCTTGCCCGCGCGAAATCGCTCAATGCATTGCCACTTGGCCCGGCTGCGATTTGCGCAAGAGGAACACCACGGGCACAATCAGCAGCGCGGCCCAAGCGAGCAGATAAAAAATATCCAAGTAGGAAAGCATGCTCACCTGACGCTGCATGGCCTGATTCAAAGCCGCCAGCGGTGTTTTGTCGCCGTGCGGCACCAAGTGGCTGATATGACCAATGGCCTGCCGATAGGTCGCGTCGAATGGGGTCAAGTGTTCGACCAAGCGAACTTGATGGAATTGGCTCCGACGGGCCAGCCATGTTTGGGCCCAGGAAATGCCGATGCTGCCGCCCAGGTTGCGGGCCAGGTTAATTAGTGCCGAGGCATTATTGTTTTTTCCCTCGGGAAGCCCGACGTACGCCACGGTGGTGACCGGCACAAACAGAAATGCAATTCCGGCCGCCTGGAAAATCCGCGCCCAAACAAAGTGGGCGAAATTGACATCGGTATTGAAGCCGGCCAGATGAAACATTGCCAGGCACTCAATCATCCAACCGAAGGCGATGATGACACGCGCTTGAATTCTTCGCAAAAGGATTGCGACTACCGGCATCAGCAACATGACGCCAATTCCGCCTGGAGTAATGACCAATCCGGCTTGCGTGGCGGTGTAGCCAAATACTTCCTGCACTAATTGAGGCAGCAGTTGGGTGGTGCCAAACAAAATAAAACCGACTGCAAGCATGATGATGTTGGAAGCCAAAAAGCCGCGATTGCGCAATAGCGGCAAATCGACAACCGGATCCCGGCACGTTAATTCACGGATAACAAGCAGCACCAACGAGACCACGGAAATCACGCTGAAGGCGACGATAAAGGTGGACGAAAACCAATCGTCGCGCTGGCCTTTGTCGAGCACAACCTGCAAGCACCCCAGGCCAATTGCCACCAGGCCAAAGCCGAGGTAGTCGACGTGAATGCCGCGCGCCCACATTTTTTTGCGGTTTTCTTTTTCGGCAGGCGGCTCCACCAGAAAGAAATAAGTTAACGCCAGCGACACAAGGCCCACGGGCAAATTGATAAAAAACACCCAGCGCCACGAGTAGTTGTCGGTGATCCAGCCGCCCAGCGTCGGTCCAATAACGGGCGCTACCACCACGGCAACTCCGTACAGCGCAAACGCCATTCCGCGTTGTTCGGCGGGAAACGAATCGGCCAAAATGGATTGCTCGCTCGGAGCCAGCCCCCCGCCGCCAATTCCCTGCAGCACGCGGAAAAAAATCAACAGCTCCAACGAGGGCGCCATGCCGCACAAAAACGAACTGACGGTAAACATCATGACGCACGCCATGTAAAACCGTTTGCGACCAATCACGCTCCCCAGCCAGCCGCTAATCGGCAATACAATGGCGTTCGAAACCAAGTAGCTGGTGAGAATCCACGTCGATTCATCCACCGAAGCGGCCATGCTGCCGGCAATGTGCCGCAGCGATACATTGGCGATGCTGACATCCAGGACTTCCATGAATGTCGCAATCGACACAATCACAGCAATGGACCACGGACTGCGTCCGCCAGCCAGCGACAAGGGCAAATCTTGGCCACCGCCGCGCGGTTGCAATTTTGTTCGGTCCGCCGGCGGATGTTCCGATTCAGATGACATTGGTAGCGCTCGTCATCGGGAGGCTCGCTATTGCTGGCCCGTTGCCTTGGGACCATCTACTTGAGCGGTCGTCGATTGCATTTGCGACGAGCCGGTTTTTCGAATGCTAACCGTGGGAATAACCGACATGCCCGGGCCTAACACCATGTCGTCCGGAATCGGTTGGTCGAAGGCAATTTTGACCGGAACGCGTTGCACCACTTTAACGTAATTGCCGGTTGCGTTTTCCGGCGGCAGCGCGCTGAACCTGGCTCCGGTTCCGCGCTGGAAGCTATCGATGTGGGCCTGAAGCTTCCGGCCAGGGTACGCATCGAAGGTGATTTCGACCGACTGCCCGCTTCGCATTTGAGTCAATTGCGTTTCTTTGAAATTGGCGGTGACCCATAAATTTGGATCGACCAAAGCAAACAGCGGCTGGCCCGGTTCAATATAATCGCCCAGCTCCACGGTGCGGTGCGTGACCCGGCCCTGAATCGGCGACACAATTTTTGTATACGAGAGATTTAGTTTTGCCTGGCCCACTTTGACCAACGCTTGCTTGACATCGGCTTGGGCACTCGCCAATTGGGCTTTGGCTAATCTGATTTGCTCGGCCGCAGAATCTGCCCGGGCTTTCGCCGCTGCGGTCTGCGCCACGGACGACTTGGCGGTAGCCGCGGACGAATCGAGCGTTTGCTGGCTTACCGAACGAGGCGTGAGGCGGTTATTTCGCTCGTAATCTTGTTGGGCGTTTTCGGCCGTGGCCTGCGCAGCCAGCACTTGAGCATCGTCGGCGGCAGCCTCGGCAATGGCCGCATCGACCCGGGCCTTTCCCTGCGCTTCCGCTCCCAGGGCCGATGCCGCCGCCGCCTGGGCATTGGCTAAGGCGATGTCGTAGTCGCGTGAATCAATTTCCAGCAACGTATCGCCTGCATTCACCAGCTGGTTGTCGTCGATCAAAAGTTTGGCAACGTAACCCGATATTTTTGGCGCGACTTGCACAGTGTGGCCGTCGATAAACGCATCGTCGGTCGATTCGAATTGTCGCGCGTACAACCACCACGCCGCGCCGACAATCACCACGACGACCACTCCGCCGATGAGCCCGAACATTAAGAACGGCCGCTGGTAGATGGGCTTACTGGGACGGCGTTTTTCTTTTCCCTCGTCGCCGTGTTCGGACTTCTGCGGATCGGCAGGTTCGTTAGACATGGGGACAGCAACACTGTATTAGAGAATGGCAAATCAGGCGGATGAGCGCTAACGGAGATTCCCTTGAATTGTAATTACCGTTGCTCTTAGCCGCTCTAATAGCAGGTGTTGTGCCCAGCGACTTTTTCATAGTGCTGATCGTAAACCAGCGAAATTCGTGGCAGTTTTGCGACCAACATGATTATCTTTCTGTCAGTCTTGGTTTCAAATCCCAATGGCCTGACTGATGTTTGCGCTATATAAATCTTCTAAACCATAATGATCGTTATACTAGATTGCTCGAAGCCTACTTCGACCATTTGGTTTCTCCGTTGATAAAAATAATCTTGGCGTTCTGCGATTTGCGTTGAGAGGTCTGGCGTATTGATCTTTTGTCAGCAAAGCAGCAACAGTATGCTGGACGTTTGGACAGTTCCAAAACTATAATTTTTATATGTGCGGACGATTCACACTACGCCGGCGGTTGAACAACATACTGCAAGAATTCGCTGCGGAGGTTCGGGGCGAGCCATTTGAGCTATTCGGGCGATTTAATATCTGCCCAACGAATCAAGTGCC contains:
- a CDS encoding Crp/Fnr family transcriptional regulator, yielding MNHEPAERGRNRLLSRLQPQDYARLLPQLRSVIYESGQLLYEAHAPVDFVYFPNDCVLSAVAVLNDGTGIEVGTIGNEGAAGLTAFIGPSVSPTRMLVQIPGGGMRMAAEFLEQEARANRTLHDLLLRHHHAFLAQMTQSVACNGVHPLLKRCCRWLLMTHDRVGKDELPLTHEFLAFMLAVRRPGVTETLNKLEDQGLITNSRGMIQIVDRTGLEAASCECYRVVQEEYERLLGSA
- a CDS encoding DHA2 family efflux MFS transporter permease subunit, with translation MSSESEHPPADRTKLQPRGGGQDLPLSLAGGRSPWSIAVIVSIATFMEVLDVSIANVSLRHIAGSMAASVDESTWILTSYLVSNAIVLPISGWLGSVIGRKRFYMACVMMFTVSSFLCGMAPSLELLIFFRVLQGIGGGGLAPSEQSILADSFPAEQRGMAFALYGVAVVVAPVIGPTLGGWITDNYSWRWVFFINLPVGLVSLALTYFFLVEPPAEKENRKKMWARGIHVDYLGFGLVAIGLGCLQVVLDKGQRDDWFSSTFIVAFSVISVVSLVLLVIRELTCRDPVVDLPLLRNRGFLASNIIMLAVGFILFGTTQLLPQLVQEVFGYTATQAGLVITPGGIGVMLLMPVVAILLRRIQARVIIAFGWMIECLAMFHLAGFNTDVNFAHFVWARIFQAAGIAFLFVPVTTVAYVGLPEGKNNNASALINLARNLGGSIGISWAQTWLARRSQFHQVRLVEHLTPFDATYRQAIGHISHLVPHGDKTPLAALNQAMQRQVSMLSYLDIFYLLAWAALLIVPVVFLLRKSQPGQVAMH
- a CDS encoding efflux transporter outer membrane subunit; amino-acid sequence: MNAQPQSNEANETARSLVRTASKLAVICLPRLVRFRNVAFVAVALTALSGCTTSFPQWVHNGFKVGPNYAPPAAPLEAQWIDATDLRLLTGPVEIREWWTVFNDQTLNGLIETAYRQNLDLKTAGQRILEARAQRNIAAGNLFPQSQSADALYAHAQLPDNGALALPSTLNLWATGFNLSWELDFWGRYRRTVEAADADYDARVEDYHDAIVMLLSEVATNYVQMRTYEQRLQFAAQNVEIQKGSTQIAEERFTKGVATELDVRQARSNLRQTESLIPPLVTGRWQAANALCVLLGMPPTDLAIQLGAAPIPKAPAEAAVGIPAELLRRRPDVRKAERKVAAECARIGVAEADLYPRFSIDGFVGVTANQISQLFEPSSFTGIVAPVVQWNILNYGRIINNVHAQDARFQASVLQYQQIGLTSQREVENALVGFLQSQQQAVSLEQGVGETSRSVALVTEQFQGGLTDFNRVYNTESLLVTQQDQLAQTLGNIAANLIEVYRALGGGWQSFDCHSPPHAENVVPSAVSSVKPPEEILAPEKQVPLPLILPAPQDAKSPSPGAAPAKP
- a CDS encoding HlyD family secretion protein → MSNEPADPQKSEHGDEGKEKRRPSKPIYQRPFLMFGLIGGVVVVVIVGAAWWLYARQFESTDDAFIDGHTVQVAPKISGYVAKLLIDDNQLVNAGDTLLEIDSRDYDIALANAQAAAASALGAEAQGKARVDAAIAEAAADDAQVLAAQATAENAQQDYERNNRLTPRSVSQQTLDSSAATAKSSVAQTAAAKARADSAAEQIRLAKAQLASAQADVKQALVKVGQAKLNLSYTKIVSPIQGRVTHRTVELGDYIEPGQPLFALVDPNLWVTANFKETQLTQMRSGQSVEITFDAYPGRKLQAHIDSFQRGTGARFSALPPENATGNYVKVVQRVPVKIAFDQPIPDDMVLGPGMSVIPTVSIRKTGSSQMQSTTAQVDGPKATGQQ